One Setaria viridis chromosome 7, Setaria_viridis_v4.0, whole genome shotgun sequence genomic region harbors:
- the LOC117865471 gene encoding 5-amino-6-(5-phospho-D-ribitylamino)uracil phosphatase, chloroplastic: MISSISLFGSSQQPALKFYGKCLPNNPHFAVTMHSVAKSMGKAMIMKRARLKPHATDINRKPQTHELYKLVCRLPENLSWLLEPPEIPKRTASKKKKQKDEMVTGQFGVILEWEGVVVEDDDPDLEPRVWYVLSLEEAKSFPPDALLKEIEGMRTEQAISEVLCWSEDPEEIKRLAARKEVIYQILRGGYYQLRPGVLDFLNTLVDFEIPIAIAAPRSRKSLEEGIKTVGLQGYFDAIIALEDFCLGKPDGEMFEVAAEQLGLEPDVCVVFGNSNLTTESAHTSGMWCVAVAGRHPAYELQAANHVVRWLDQLSVVDLKRLVNGEVIGRRGRESDMDMEIVIEE, encoded by the coding sequence ATGATTTCATCTATCAGCTTATTTGGAAGCTCTCAGCAGCCTGCTCTCAAGTTTTACGGAAAATGCTTGCCAAATAACCCACATTTTGCAGTGACAATGCATTCAGTTGCAAAGTCCATGGGTAAAGCTATGATTATGAAGAGGGCACGTCTGAAGCCACATGCCACGGACATCAATAGGAAACCCCAGACCCATGAACTTTACAAATTGGTTTGTAGACTTCCTGAAAACCTTAGCTGGCTGTTGGAGCCACCAGAAATTCCTAAAAGaacagcctcaaagaagaagaaacagaaggaTGAAATGGTGACTGGTCAGTTTGGTGTGATCTTGGAGTGGGAGGGAGTTGTTGTGGAAGATGACGATCCAGACTTGGAGCCCCGGGTTTGGTATGTTCTATCACTTGAAGAGGCAAAGTCTTTCCCTCCGGATGCATTGCTGAAGGAAATTGAGGGAATGAGAACTGAGCAGGCTATTTCAGAAGTGTTATGTTGGTCAGAAGATCCAGAGGAAATTAAAAGGTTGGCAGCACGCAAGGAGGTAATATATCAAATCCTCCGAGGAGGATACTATCAACTGCGACCAGGTGTCCTTGATTTCTTGAATACCCTTGTGGATTTTGAAATTCCGATAGCAATTGCAGCTCCCCGCTCACGCAAGAGCCTTGAAGAAGGGATTAAAACTGTTGGTCTGCAAGGTTACTTTGATGCTATAATTGCATTAGAGGATTTCTGCCTAGGGAAACCTGATGGTGAGATGTTTGAGGTTGCAGCGGAGCAACTTGGTCTTGAGCCAGACGTTTGTGTTGTGTTTGGTAATTCAAACTTGACGACAGAATCTGCACATACTTCTGGGATGTGGTGTGTGGCAGTTGCAGGCCGACACCCTGCCTATGAGCTGCAAGCAGCAAATCATGTTGTGAGATGGCTTGATCAACTCTCTGTTGTTGACTTGAAGAGGCTTGTTAATGGTGAGGTTATTGGTCGCAGGGGCAGAGAATCTGACATGGATATGGAAATTGTGATTGAGGAATGA
- the LOC117862856 gene encoding anthocyanin regulatory R-S protein, with amino-acid sequence MALPASPVQEELQPESQLRNHLAAAVRSINWTYALFWSISSTQPGFLTWTDGFYNGEVKTRKIANSAELTADQLVMQRSEQLRELYEALLSGECDRRTARPVASLSPEDLGDTEWYYVVCMTYAFRPGQGLPGRSFASNERVWMRNSHLADSKAFPRALLAKSASIQTIVCIPFMSGVLELGTTDAVVEDPSLVSRATASFWEMQFPACSQEPSSSPSANETGKPADIIVFEDLDHIAMEAMIAGGQELGEAESLSDGTLEQITKEIDEFYSLCEEMDVQPLEDTWIMDGSFEVPSSPQPAPGPATTNAAATSSALVDGSRATSFTAWARPESDSDEVAVPVVEEPQKLLKKAVAGGAWAANNGGGGMTRMAQESGVKNHVMSERKRREKLNEMFLVLKSLVPSIHKVDKASILAETIAYLKELQRRVQELESSREPIISRPSETTRATRRHDDEAVRKKVCAAGSKRKGSELGGDVEREHPRALSKDGTSNVTVTVSDKEVLVEVQCRWEELLMTRVFDAIKSLQLDVLSVQASAPDGFMGLKIRAQFAGSAAVVPWMISEALRNAIGKR; translated from the exons ATGGCACTACCAGCTTCCCCAGTTCAGGAAGAACTGCAGCCGGAGAGTCAATTGAGGAACCATCTTGCTGCAGCCGTGAGGAGCATCAACTGGACTTATGCCCTCTTCTGGTCCATTTCAAGCACTCAGCCAGG ATTCCTAACGTGGACGGATGGGTTCTACAACGGCGAGGTGAAGACGAGGAAGATCGCCAACTCTGCGGAGCTGACCGCCGACCAGCTCGTCATGCAGCGAAGCGAACAGCTGCGGGAGCTCTACGAGGCCCTCCTCTCCGGCGAGTGCGACCGCCGGACGGCGCGGCCGGTCGCCTCGCTGTCGCCGGAGGACCTCGGCGACACCGAGTGGTACTACGTGGTCTGCATGACCTACGCCTTCCGGCCAGGCCAAGG GTTGCCGGGAAGGAGCTTTGCTAGCAACGAACGTGTCTGGATGCGGAACTCTCACCTCGCCGACAGCAAAGCCTTCCCCCGCGCGCTCCTGGCGAAG AGCGCGTCCATTCAG ACAATCGTCTGCATCCCGTTCATGAGCGGCGTGCTTGAGCTGGGGACAACTGATGCG GTGGTGGAGGATCCAAGCTTGGTCAGCCGAGCCACTGCATCTTTCTGGGAGATGCAGTTTCCGGCATGCTCGCAGGAGCCGAGCTCCAGCCCGTCAGCAAACGAAACCGGCAAGCCCGCCGACATTATCGTGTTCGAGGACCTCGATCACATTGCCATGGAAGCGATGATCGCCGGCGGACAGGAGCTAGGCGAAGCGGAGAGCCTGTCAGATGGAACCCTCGAGCAAATCACCAAGGAGATCGACGAATTCTACAGCCTCTGCGAGGAAATGGACGTGCAGCCACTCGAGGATACCTGGATCATGGACGGGTCTTTCGAAGTCCCCTCTTCGCCgcagccggcgccggggcctgcTACTActaacgccgccgccacctcaagCGCTCTCGTTGACGGCTCTCGCGCGACGAGCTTTACGGCCTGGGCGAGGCCGGAGTCGGACTCCGATGAAGTGGCTGTGCCGGTCGTCGAAGAGCCACagaagctgctgaagaaagCGGTGGCCGGCGGAGCTTGGGCGGcgaacaatggcggcggcggcatgacgAGAATGGCCCAAGAAAGTGGCGTCAAGAACCACGTCATGTCGGAGAGGAAGCGCCGGGAAAAGCTCAACGAGATGTTCCTCGTTCTCAAGTCATTGGTTCCCTCCATTCACAAG GTGGACAAAGCATCGATCCTTGCCGAAACGATAGCGTACCTCAAGGAGCTTCAACGAAGGGTACAAGAGCTAGAATCCAGCAGGGAACCCATAATCTCGCGCCCATCCGAAACAACGAGGGCAACAAGGCGCCATGACGATGAGGCCGTCAGGAAGAAAGTCTGTGCCGCGGGCTCCAAGAGGAAGGGCTCGGAGCTCGGCGGTGACGTGGAGAGGGAGCACCCACGGGCCCTCTCCAAGGACGGCACCAGCAACGTCACCGTCACCGTCTCGGACAAGGAGGTGCTCGTGGAGGTGCAGTGCCGGTGGGAAGAGCTTCTGATGACGCGAGTGTTCGACGCAATCAAGAGCCTGCAACTGGACGTTCTCTCGGTTCAGGCATCGGCACCGGATGGGTTCATGGGGCTGAAGATACGGGCTCAG TTTGCCGGCTCAGCTGCCGTTGTGCCGTGGATGATCAGCGAGGCCCTCCGTAATGCTATAGGGAAGCGATGA